The DNA segment CACCTCAACAATCCCAGCCATATCGTACCGGTGATTGTCGGCGACGCGTCCAAGTGCAAGTGGATCTCCGATCTTCTGCTCGACAATTGCGGCGTCTATGTCCAGCCGATCAACTATCCGACGGTGCCGAAGAAGACCGAGCGTCTGCGCATCACCCCGACGCCGCTGCATTCGGATGCCGATATCGACCATCTGGTCGGCGCGCTGCACCAGCTCTGGTCGCGCTGTGCGCTGGCAAGGGCGGTTGCGTAAAACAACTGCCAAAGGCTTGAAGTTGGAATGCGGATTGTCGAAAGATGATCCGCATTTTTGATTCTTGGCAGGCTTTCAAGGGGACTTCGCATGGGCATCGAGCGCAGGCTCAATCAGGTCATCGACCAGTTTCTCGAATCGGGGAAAATCACCGGGACCGTGGTGCTTGCCTATCAGCATGGCCAACCGCTTTTCCGCCGCGCCGCAGGTTATGCCGACCGGGAAGCGGGCAGGCCGGTTGAATTCGACACGATCTTTCGCTTTGCTTCGCTGACCAAGCCCATCGTTGCGGCAACCGCGCTTGCGATGATCGATCGTGGGCTGATGTCTTTATCCGATAGCGTTGCCGCGCATCTGCCCTGGTTCCAGCCGAAGACGCCGGATGGCGTCGTGGCCGATATGTCCGTTCACCATCTGCTGACCCACACGTCGGGTCTGGTCTATGATGTGACGCTTGAGCATCTTCCTGATGGACAAGCCATCACTTGCGGATTGCTGGACACCGATCTCGATTTCGAGGCCAATTTCAGCCGTCATAACGCCGTGCCCCTGGCATTTGCTCCGGGCGCCGCCTGGTCCTATTCCTTTGCCACCGATATTTTGGGCGCGGTGATTGCCAGGGTTCATGGCGGGTCGCTGGAAGATGCCGTGGTGACCTATATTGCCGGTCCGCTGGGGATGGCCGACAGCCGTTTTCACGTTACCGACCCCGCGCGCCTTGCCGCGCCCTATGCCGACGCGTACCCAGCCGCGGTCCGGATGACCGATCCCTATTACGCGCCGGGAGAGGCAGGCTGGACGCTCGGGTTCTCGCCGTCGCGTATTTTCAATCCCAAGGCATTTCAGTCCGGCGGAGCCGGCATGGTG comes from the Pararhizobium qamdonense genome and includes:
- a CDS encoding serine hydrolase domain-containing protein, with protein sequence MGIERRLNQVIDQFLESGKITGTVVLAYQHGQPLFRRAAGYADREAGRPVEFDTIFRFASLTKPIVAATALAMIDRGLMSLSDSVAAHLPWFQPKTPDGVVADMSVHHLLTHTSGLVYDVTLEHLPDGQAITCGLLDTDLDFEANFSRHNAVPLAFAPGAAWSYSFATDILGAVIARVHGGSLEDAVVTYIAGPLGMADSRFHVTDPARLAAPYADAYPAAVRMTDPYYAPGEAGWTLGFSPSRIFNPKAFQSGGAGMVGTAGDFLVFLETLRTGGGAVLSPQTVHLGLSNRIGGLVSDPGCSFGYFGAVVDNPAEAATPQSAGTVRWGGVYGHNWFIDRANGLTVFNMSNNALEGCMGEFPGRIVEAVYAA